A stretch of the Streptococcus oralis genome encodes the following:
- a CDS encoding peptide ABC transporter substrate-binding protein produces MKKSRVFVAAGVALLAAGVLAACGSSKSSDSTAPKNYGYVYTADPETLDYLISGKQSTKVATSNGIDGLFTNDKYGNLVPAVAEDWSVSKDGLTYTYKIRKGVKWMTSDGEEYAEVTAKDFVNGLKHAADNKSAAKYLAEDSVKGLADYIAGNNKDFASVGVKAVDDYTLEYTLNKPEPYWNSKLAYSIFWPLNEEFEKSKGSDFGKATDPTSLLYNGPFLLRGWTAKSSIEFVKNENYWDKDNVHLDKVTLAYYDGSDQESIERNFTSGAYSYARLFPTSSNYSKVEETYKDNIYYTPSGPGIGGLGVNIDRQGYKYTSKTTDEEKTSTKKALLNKDFRQALNFAFDRTSYSAQINGKEGAPLAVRNLFVKPDFVSAGEKTFGDLVTEKMTAYGDEWKNVNFADGQDGLFNADKAKAEFAKAKTALEAEGVKFPIHLDIPVDQTSKNYIARIQSFKQSVETVLGEENVVIDIQQITTDELQNITYYAASAAAEDWDLSGAVGWNPDYEDPSTYLDILKTTNAEQTKTYMGYEGADNAAAAQVGLKEYDKLVDEAGKETSDLNVRYEKYAAAQAWLTDSSLFLPAMSSSGAAPIISRVVPFSASYSQSGDKGSDVYFKYIQLQDKVVTKADYEQAREKWLKEKKESNEKVQKELANHVK; encoded by the coding sequence ATGAAAAAAAGTAGAGTATTTGTTGCAGCAGGTGTTGCTTTATTAGCAGCAGGAGTACTAGCTGCTTGTGGTTCTTCAAAATCATCTGATTCAACAGCGCCAAAAAATTATGGCTATGTTTATACAGCTGACCCAGAAACGTTGGATTACCTCATTTCAGGGAAACAAAGTACTAAGGTCGCCACTTCAAATGGTATCGATGGTCTTTTCACAAACGACAAGTATGGGAATTTAGTTCCTGCAGTTGCAGAAGACTGGTCAGTCTCAAAAGACGGTTTGACTTATACCTACAAGATTCGTAAAGGTGTCAAATGGATGACATCTGATGGCGAAGAGTATGCTGAAGTAACAGCCAAAGACTTTGTAAATGGTTTGAAACACGCAGCTGACAATAAATCAGCAGCTAAGTATCTAGCAGAAGATTCAGTTAAAGGTCTAGCTGACTATATAGCTGGAAACAATAAAGATTTTGCTTCAGTCGGTGTAAAAGCAGTTGATGATTACACCCTTGAATACACTTTGAACAAACCAGAACCATACTGGAACTCTAAGCTGGCCTACTCAATCTTCTGGCCATTGAACGAAGAATTTGAAAAATCAAAAGGATCTGATTTTGGTAAAGCGACTGACCCTACATCATTGCTTTACAATGGACCATTCTTGCTGAGAGGTTGGACTGCTAAGTCATCTATCGAATTTGTGAAGAATGAAAACTATTGGGACAAAGACAATGTTCATCTTGATAAAGTAACACTTGCTTACTATGATGGTTCAGATCAAGAATCAATTGAACGTAACTTTACAAGTGGGGCTTATAGCTATGCCCGTCTCTTCCCAACAAGTTCAAACTACTCTAAGGTAGAAGAAACATACAAAGACAATATTTACTACACTCCATCAGGTCCAGGTATTGGTGGTTTGGGTGTAAATATTGACCGTCAAGGTTACAAATACACTTCTAAGACAACTGATGAAGAGAAGACTTCTACTAAGAAAGCCCTTCTTAACAAGGACTTCCGTCAGGCTTTGAACTTTGCCTTTGACCGTACTTCTTACTCAGCACAAATTAATGGTAAGGAAGGTGCTCCTCTTGCAGTTCGTAACCTCTTTGTGAAACCAGACTTTGTCTCTGCAGGCGAAAAAACTTTCGGTGACTTGGTAACTGAAAAGATGACGGCTTACGGTGATGAGTGGAAGAACGTAAACTTTGCGGATGGTCAAGATGGACTTTTCAACGCCGATAAAGCCAAAGCCGAATTTGCCAAAGCTAAAACAGCATTGGAAGCAGAAGGTGTGAAATTCCCTATCCACTTGGATATCCCAGTAGACCAAACATCTAAAAACTATATCGCACGTATTCAATCCTTCAAACAATCCGTTGAGACAGTACTTGGAGAAGAAAACGTAGTCATCGATATCCAACAAATCACTACAGATGAACTACAGAATATTACATACTACGCAGCTAGCGCAGCGGCAGAAGATTGGGATCTCTCAGGTGCTGTTGGATGGAACCCTGACTATGAAGATCCATCAACTTACCTTGATATCTTGAAAACAACGAATGCTGAACAAACAAAAACCTATATGGGTTACGAAGGTGCAGATAATGCTGCAGCGGCTCAAGTTGGTTTGAAAGAATACGATAAGTTAGTTGATGAAGCAGGAAAAGAAACAAGTGACTTGAATGTTCGTTATGAAAAATATGCGGCTGCCCAAGCTTGGTTGACAGATAGCTCACTCTTCTTGCCAGCTATGTCATCAAGTGGTGCTGCACCAATCATTTCTCGTGTTGTGCCTTTCTCTGCATCATACAGTCAATCTGGAGATAAGGGCTCAGACGTATACTTTAAGTATATTCAGTTACAAGACAAGGTTGTAACAAAAGCTGATTATGAACAAGCTCGTGAAAAATGGCTCAAAGAGAAAAAAGAATCAAACGAAAAAGTTCAAAAAGAATTGGCTAATCACGTTAAATAA
- a CDS encoding ABC transporter permease, whose amino-acid sequence MKKYIFMRVLRSLLSIFLVTTLTYTIIYTMVPRKLIFKQDTNYNKIATTPDKRDNYENTVYERMGYIEYYDTKELQERASTMDSSVTVDANDTNKAIYEKYINQLGNGWTLGVFSESGQFYATREIPIFERVFKFYANLIDIDHPNKIQDPENPNLQRYLRFENDPAIGWSLVGSGTKHKYLLYFNNQFPFVHQNFVNINLGDSYPTYANTPVLQVITQGQGQTKTSEVQFPTGKKTSSVDIYSRTYKSPSQADAREVANYGKDDPYTATESNYQYPSMIASSAVAGLIGLIISYAIAIPLGSAMARHKNTWIDSFSTGALTFLLALPTIALVYIVRLIGSSIGLPDSFPILGAGDWRSYVLPAVILGLLGAPSTAIWIRRYMIDLQSQDFVRFARAKGLSEKEISNKHIFKNAMVPLVSGIPGAVIGVIGGATLTETVFAFPGMGKMLIDSVKASNNSMVVGLVFIFTCISIFSLFVGDIWMTMLDPRIKLTEKGGK is encoded by the coding sequence ATGAAGAAATATATTTTTATGCGTGTATTGCGTTCATTGTTGTCTATTTTCTTGGTGACAACCTTGACATACACAATTATTTATACGATGGTTCCTCGAAAATTGATTTTCAAGCAGGATACCAACTATAACAAGATTGCAACGACGCCGGATAAGCGGGATAATTATGAAAACACCGTTTATGAACGGATGGGTTATATCGAGTACTACGATACCAAAGAGTTGCAAGAAAGAGCGAGCACGATGGACTCATCTGTAACAGTGGATGCCAATGATACCAATAAGGCAATCTATGAAAAATACATCAACCAACTAGGAAATGGTTGGACACTCGGTGTGTTCTCAGAAAGTGGTCAATTCTATGCTACGCGTGAAATTCCAATTTTTGAACGTGTTTTCAAATTCTATGCGAACTTGATTGATATTGATCATCCAAACAAAATTCAAGACCCTGAAAATCCAAACTTGCAACGTTATCTTCGTTTTGAAAATGACCCTGCTATCGGTTGGTCATTGGTTGGTTCAGGTACAAAACACAAATACCTTTTGTATTTCAACAATCAATTCCCATTTGTACACCAAAACTTTGTGAACATTAACTTGGGAGATTCTTACCCAACTTATGCAAACACACCAGTGCTTCAAGTTATCACACAAGGTCAGGGACAAACTAAGACATCAGAAGTTCAATTCCCTACAGGTAAAAAGACTTCATCTGTAGATATTTACTCTCGTACCTACAAATCTCCAAGTCAAGCAGATGCGCGTGAAGTAGCCAACTATGGTAAAGACGATCCATATACAGCTACAGAAAGCAATTATCAATATCCTTCAATGATCGCAAGCTCAGCGGTTGCTGGTTTGATTGGTTTGATTATTTCGTATGCGATTGCGATTCCACTTGGATCTGCTATGGCTCGCCACAAGAATACTTGGATTGATAGCTTCTCGACAGGTGCTCTAACCTTCTTGCTTGCCCTTCCAACGATTGCCTTGGTTTATATCGTGCGCTTGATTGGATCATCTATCGGTCTGCCAGATTCATTTCCTATCTTGGGAGCTGGGGACTGGCGTTCATATGTCTTGCCAGCAGTCATTCTAGGTTTGCTGGGTGCACCAAGTACAGCTATCTGGATTCGTCGTTACATGATCGACTTGCAATCTCAGGACTTCGTTCGTTTTGCTCGTGCAAAAGGTTTGTCTGAAAAAGAAATTTCAAATAAACACATCTTTAAAAATGCCATGGTTCCTTTGGTTTCAGGTATTCCTGGTGCCGTAATCGGGGTTATTGGTGGTGCAACATTGACAGAAACAGTCTTCGCCTTCCCAGGTATGGGTAAAATGTTGATTGACTCTGTTAAGGCATCAAATAACTCAATGGTAGTTGGTCTCGTCTTCATCTTCACATGTATTTCTATCTTCTCACTCTTTGTAGGAGACATCTGGATGACCATGCTTGACCCACGTATTAAATTGACAGAGAAAGGAGGCAAATAA
- a CDS encoding ATP-binding cassette domain-containing protein: protein MSEKLVEIKDLEISFGEGSKKFVAVKNANFFINKGETFSLVGESGSGKTTIGRAIIGLNNTSKGEIIFDGHKINGKKSHKESSDLIRRIQMIFQDPAASLNERATVDYIISEGLYNYHLFKDEEDRKEKVQKMIHEVGLLKEHLTRYPHEFSGGQRQRIGIARALVMEPDFVIADEPISALDVSVRAQVLNLLKKFQKELGLTYLFIAHDLSVVRFISDRIAVIYKGVIVEVAETEELFNNPVHPYTQALLSAVPIPDPILERKKVLKVYDPDQHDYETDKPSMVEIRPGHYVWANQAELARYKKALKE from the coding sequence ATGTCTGAAAAATTAGTAGAAATTAAAGATTTAGAAATTTCCTTCGGTGAAGGAAGTAAGAAGTTTGTCGCGGTTAAAAACGCCAACTTCTTTATCAACAAGGGAGAAACATTCTCTCTTGTAGGTGAGTCTGGTAGTGGGAAAACAACCATTGGTCGTGCCATTATTGGTTTAAATAATACTAGTAAAGGTGAGATCATCTTTGATGGTCATAAAATTAATGGGAAAAAATCTCATAAAGAATCATCAGATTTGATCCGTCGCATCCAGATGATTTTCCAGGACCCTGCAGCTAGCTTGAATGAGCGTGCGACAGTTGACTATATCATCTCTGAAGGTCTTTACAACTACCACTTGTTCAAAGATGAAGAAGATCGAAAAGAAAAAGTTCAAAAGATGATCCATGAAGTTGGACTTTTGAAAGAACACTTGACCCGTTATCCACACGAGTTTTCTGGTGGTCAACGTCAACGTATCGGGATTGCCCGTGCCCTTGTGATGGAACCTGATTTCGTTATTGCGGATGAGCCAATTTCAGCCTTGGACGTATCAGTACGTGCGCAAGTCTTGAACTTGCTCAAGAAGTTCCAAAAAGAGTTGGGATTGACCTATCTCTTTATCGCGCATGACTTGTCAGTTGTTCGCTTTATCTCAGATCGTATTGCGGTTATCTATAAGGGAGTTATCGTCGAGGTGGCGGAGACAGAGGAGTTGTTTAACAATCCTGTCCACCCATACACTCAAGCGCTTCTATCTGCTGTACCGATTCCAGATCCAATCTTGGAACGCAAGAAGGTCTTGAAAGTTTACGATCCTGACCAACATGACTATGAGACAGACAAGCCATCTATGGTAGAAATTCGTCCAGGTCACTATGTTTGGGCCAATCAAGCAGAACTTGCTCGTTACAAGAAAGCTCTTAAAGAATAA
- the trkA gene encoding Trk system potassium transporter TrkA: MKIVLVGGGKVGFALCRSLVAENHDVVLIEQDEAVLNHIVSRYDIIGLLGNGADFAILEQASVQECDIFIALTEYDEVNMISAVLAKKMGAKETIVRVRNPEYSNAYFKEKNILGFSLIVNPELLAARAISNIIDFPNALSVERFAGGRVSLMEFVVKDSSGLCQMPISDFRKKFGNVIVCAMERDHQLMIPSGDVIIQDKDRIFVTGNRVDMMLFHNYFKSRAVKSLLIVGAGKIAYYLLGILKDSRIDTKVIEINPERARFFSEKFPNLYIVQGDGTAKDILLEESAPHYDAVATLTGVDEENIITSMFLDRVGVHKNITKVNRTSLLEIIHAPDFSSIITPKSIAVDTIMHFIRGRVNAQYSDLQAMHHLANGQIETLQFQIKEANKMTAKPLSQLKLKKGVLIAAIIRKGKTIFPTGEDMLEVGDKLLVTTLLPNITKIYDLIER, translated from the coding sequence ATGAAAATTGTCCTTGTTGGTGGAGGGAAAGTTGGTTTCGCCCTCTGTCGTTCACTGGTTGCAGAAAACCATGACGTTGTCCTCATCGAACAAGATGAGGCTGTCCTCAATCACATTGTCAGTCGCTATGATATCATAGGTCTCCTTGGAAATGGGGCTGACTTTGCCATCTTGGAGCAAGCCAGTGTTCAAGAGTGCGATATCTTTATCGCCCTAACCGAATACGATGAAGTGAATATGATTTCAGCGGTACTTGCTAAAAAAATGGGGGCTAAAGAAACCATCGTTCGGGTACGAAATCCTGAATACTCCAATGCCTATTTTAAAGAGAAAAATATTCTTGGATTCTCACTTATCGTTAACCCAGAACTCCTAGCAGCGCGTGCGATCTCAAATATCATTGATTTCCCTAATGCCCTCTCTGTCGAACGATTTGCTGGAGGTCGGGTCAGTCTCATGGAGTTTGTTGTCAAGGATTCTAGCGGTCTTTGTCAAATGCCAATCTCAGACTTCCGTAAAAAGTTTGGGAATGTCATTGTCTGTGCTATGGAGAGAGATCATCAACTGATGATTCCAAGCGGTGATGTTATTATTCAAGACAAGGATAGGATTTTTGTTACGGGAAATCGTGTAGATATGATGCTTTTCCATAACTATTTTAAATCTCGTGCAGTGAAAAGCTTGCTTATCGTTGGAGCTGGAAAGATTGCTTATTATCTACTCGGCATTTTAAAAGACAGTCGCATTGATACCAAGGTTATCGAGATCAATCCTGAAAGAGCTCGTTTCTTCAGTGAAAAGTTCCCCAATCTCTATATTGTTCAAGGAGATGGAACTGCAAAAGACATTTTGCTGGAGGAAAGTGCTCCCCACTATGATGCAGTCGCAACCTTGACTGGGGTTGATGAGGAAAATATCATCACCTCTATGTTCCTTGACCGAGTTGGCGTCCATAAAAATATCACCAAGGTCAACCGAACAAGCCTTCTAGAGATTATCCACGCGCCTGATTTTTCGAGTATCATCACACCAAAAAGCATCGCAGTGGATACCATTATGCACTTTATCCGTGGTCGAGTAAACGCTCAGTACTCAGACCTTCAAGCCATGCACCATCTCGCAAACGGTCAAATTGAAACTCTCCAATTCCAAATCAAGGAAGCTAATAAAATGACTGCCAAACCTCTATCACAGTTGAAATTGAAAAAAGGAGTTCTCATCGCAGCCATTATCCGAAAAGGAAAAACAATCTTCCCTACTGGAGAGGATATGCTTGAGGTAGGAGACAAGTTACTCGTAACGACCTTATTGCCAAACATCACCAAAATTTATGATTTGATTGAGAGGTAA
- the oppC gene encoding oligopeptide ABC transporter permease OppC, with protein MSTIDKEKFQFVKRDDFASETIDAPAYSYWGSVFRQFLKKKSTVFMLGILVAIILMSFIYPMFSDFDFNDVSKVNDFSARFIKPNAEHWFGTDSNGKSLFDGVWFGARNSILISVIATFINLVIGVIVGGIWGISKSVDRVMMEVYNIISNIPSLLIVIVLTYSIGAGFWNLIFAMSVTTWIGIAYMIRIQIMRYRDLEYNLASQTLGTPTFKIIVKNIMPQLVSVIVSTMTLMLPSFISYEAFLSFFGLGLPVTVPSLGRLISDYSQNVTTNAYLFWIPLTTLILVSLSLFVVGQNLADASDPRTHR; from the coding sequence ATGTCAACAATCGATAAAGAAAAATTTCAGTTCGTAAAACGTGACGATTTTGCCTCTGAAACAATTGATGCCCCTGCCTATTCATACTGGGGTTCTGTATTTAGACAATTTCTAAAGAAAAAATCAACTGTCTTTATGCTAGGAATTTTGGTTGCTATTATCTTGATGAGCTTTATTTACCCAATGTTCTCAGATTTTGACTTCAACGATGTAAGTAAGGTCAATGACTTCTCTGCTCGTTTTATCAAGCCCAATGCTGAACATTGGTTTGGTACAGATAGCAATGGTAAATCCTTGTTTGATGGGGTGTGGTTTGGTGCGCGTAACTCTATCCTCATCTCTGTAATTGCAACTTTTATCAACCTTGTGATCGGGGTTATTGTTGGTGGGATTTGGGGGATTTCAAAATCCGTTGACCGCGTCATGATGGAAGTTTATAACATTATTTCAAACATTCCATCTCTCTTGATTGTCATTGTCTTGACTTACTCAATTGGTGCTGGTTTCTGGAATTTGATTTTTGCCATGAGTGTGACAACTTGGATTGGGATTGCTTATATGATTCGTATCCAAATCATGCGTTACCGTGACTTGGAATACAACCTTGCTTCTCAAACACTTGGAACACCAACCTTTAAAATCATTGTTAAAAACATCATGCCACAATTGGTATCTGTTATTGTTTCTACAATGACCTTGATGTTGCCAAGCTTTATCTCTTATGAAGCCTTCCTTTCCTTCTTTGGATTGGGATTGCCTGTAACAGTGCCAAGTTTGGGACGTTTGATCTCAGATTACTCACAAAACGTTACGACCAACGCTTACTTGTTCTGGATTCCATTGACTACCTTGATTTTGGTATCTCTATCTCTTTTTGTTGTTGGTCAAAACCTAGCGGATGCTAGTGATCCACGTACACATAGATAG
- a CDS encoding ABC transporter ATP-binding protein, with the protein MTKESNVILTARDIVVEFDVRDKVLTAIRGVSLDLIEGEVLALVGESGSGKSVLTKTFTGMLEDNGRIAQGSIDYRGQDLTAITSNKEWEKIRGAKIATIFQDPMTSLDPINTIGSQITEVIVKHQGKTAKEAKEMAIDYMNKVGIPDAEKRFEEYPFQYSGGMRQRIVIAIALACRPDILICDEPTTALDVTIQAQIIDLLKTLQNEYHFTIIFITHDLGVVASIADKVAVMYAGEIVEYGTVEEVFYDPRHPYTWSLLSSLPQLADDKGELYSIPGTPPSLYTELKGDAFALRSDYAMQIDFEEKAPKFSVTDTHWAKTWLLHENAPKVEKPGVIADLHDKIRDKMGFAHLED; encoded by the coding sequence ATGACAAAAGAAAGTAATGTAATTTTGACTGCTCGCGATATTGTCGTGGAATTTGACGTTCGTGACAAAGTTCTGACGGCTATCCGAGGAGTTTCTCTGGATCTGATTGAAGGAGAAGTTCTTGCCTTGGTAGGTGAGTCCGGTTCTGGAAAATCTGTTTTAACAAAAACCTTTACAGGGATGTTAGAAGACAATGGACGTATTGCCCAAGGAAGCATCGACTATCGTGGACAAGACTTGACCGCTATTACTTCTAACAAGGAATGGGAGAAGATTCGTGGTGCTAAAATTGCGACCATCTTCCAAGATCCTATGACAAGTTTGGACCCAATCAATACAATCGGTAGCCAAATCACTGAAGTTATCGTTAAACACCAAGGGAAAACAGCTAAGGAAGCCAAAGAGATGGCAATCGACTATATGAACAAGGTCGGAATCCCAGATGCTGAAAAACGTTTTGAAGAGTATCCTTTCCAATATTCTGGAGGGATGCGCCAACGTATTGTTATTGCAATTGCCCTTGCCTGTCGTCCAGATATCTTGATCTGTGACGAGCCAACAACGGCCCTTGACGTTACCATTCAAGCGCAAATCATTGATTTGCTTAAAACCTTGCAAAATGAGTACCACTTTACTATTATCTTTATCACCCATGACCTTGGTGTGGTAGCAAGTATTGCCGATAAGGTAGCGGTTATGTATGCTGGTGAAATTGTAGAATACGGTACTGTTGAGGAAGTCTTCTACGATCCACGTCATCCATACACTTGGAGTCTCTTATCTAGCTTGCCACAGCTTGCTGATGATAAAGGGGAATTGTACTCTATCCCAGGAACACCACCGTCTCTTTATACTGAGTTGAAAGGTGATGCCTTTGCCCTTCGTTCAGATTATGCGATGCAAATTGATTTTGAAGAGAAGGCACCTAAGTTTTCAGTCACTGATACCCACTGGGCTAAGACTTGGTTGCTTCATGAGAATGCTCCTAAAGTTGAAAAACCTGGGGTCATTGCAGATTTGCATGACAAGATTCGTGATAAAATGGGCTTTGCTCATCTAGAAGACTAG
- a CDS encoding TrkH family potassium uptake protein: MNKSMIRYLLSKLLLIEAVLLLVPVSVAIYYQESSQVFIALFSTIGILVLLGGLGILRKPKNQRIYAKEGVLIVALCWILWSFFGGLPFVFSGQIPSVIDAFFEISSGFTTTGATILTDVSVLTRSLLFWRSFTHLIGGMGVLVFALAIMDNAKNSHLEVMKAEVPGPVFGKVVSKLKNTAQILYLLYLALFSLFVVIYYLAGMPLYDSFVIAMGTAGTGGFTVYNDGIAHYGSSLITYLVSIGVLVFGVNFNLYYYLMLRRVKAFFGDEELRAYIIIVLVSTGLITLNTLHLYQGVSKSVEMAFFQVSNIITTTGFGYGDITNWPLFSQFILLFLMGIGGSAGSTAGGLKIIRGLILSKIAKNQILSTLSPHRVLTLHVNKTVIDKDTQHKILKYFAIYMMIILSLIFIVSLDSNDFLVVTSAVFSCFNNIGPILGTTSSFAIFSPISKILLSFAMIAGRLEIYPILLLFMKRTWSKR, translated from the coding sequence ATGAATAAAAGTATGATTCGTTACCTCCTCTCAAAACTTCTCTTGATTGAGGCTGTTCTCCTCCTAGTTCCTGTTAGTGTAGCGATCTATTACCAAGAATCCAGTCAAGTATTTATCGCTCTTTTTTCTACGATTGGAATTTTAGTCCTTCTCGGTGGTCTAGGCATTTTACGGAAACCGAAAAATCAACGGATTTATGCCAAGGAAGGAGTCTTAATTGTTGCCCTCTGTTGGATTCTCTGGTCTTTCTTTGGTGGCCTCCCCTTTGTCTTTTCAGGACAAATCCCAAGCGTCATCGATGCCTTCTTTGAAATCAGTTCTGGATTTACAACGACTGGTGCTACTATCCTAACAGATGTTTCCGTTCTCACCCGTTCCCTCCTCTTCTGGAGAAGTTTCACCCACTTGATCGGAGGGATGGGGGTACTCGTCTTTGCACTTGCCATTATGGACAATGCCAAGAATAGTCACTTGGAGGTGATGAAGGCTGAGGTCCCTGGACCCGTCTTTGGCAAGGTCGTATCCAAGCTAAAAAACACTGCCCAGATTCTCTATCTGCTTTATCTGGCTCTCTTCTCCCTTTTTGTGGTTATCTACTACCTAGCAGGTATGCCTCTCTATGATAGTTTTGTCATCGCTATGGGAACAGCAGGAACTGGGGGCTTTACCGTCTATAACGACGGAATTGCCCACTATGGTAGCTCACTCATCACCTATCTCGTTAGTATCGGAGTTCTGGTTTTTGGGGTTAACTTCAATCTCTACTACTACCTCATGCTCCGTCGGGTTAAGGCTTTCTTTGGAGATGAAGAACTACGAGCATATATCATCATTGTCCTAGTTTCTACAGGCTTGATTACGCTTAATACACTCCACCTCTATCAAGGTGTCTCTAAAAGTGTTGAAATGGCCTTCTTCCAAGTTTCCAATATCATCACGACAACGGGATTTGGTTACGGAGATATTACCAACTGGCCCCTTTTCTCCCAGTTTATCCTCCTCTTCCTCATGGGAATCGGTGGATCAGCTGGCTCAACTGCAGGTGGTCTTAAGATAATCAGAGGACTCATACTCTCTAAAATCGCAAAAAATCAGATTTTGTCCACCTTATCCCCTCACCGTGTTTTGACTCTACACGTCAATAAAACTGTGATTGATAAGGATACCCAACACAAGATTCTTAAATATTTTGCTATCTATATGATGATTATTCTCTCACTCATCTTTATCGTTAGTCTTGATAGCAATGATTTTCTAGTCGTGACCAGTGCTGTCTTCAGCTGTTTTAACAATATCGGACCTATTCTAGGTACAACCTCGAGTTTTGCCATCTTTAGTCCCATCTCTAAAATCCTACTCTCCTTTGCAATGATTGCAGGTCGTTTAGAGATTTACCCAATTTTGCTACTCTTTATGAAACGTACCTGGTCTAAACGCTAA